Proteins co-encoded in one Setaria viridis chromosome 9, Setaria_viridis_v4.0, whole genome shotgun sequence genomic window:
- the LOC117835482 gene encoding uncharacterized protein — MVRPFQTTLGGYTHIFVAIDKFTKWIEVKAVTSIESAKAAQFVEEITHRFGVPNRIITNLGKQFTGSKFWDFCQDNLIDVYYSSIAHPHCNDQVERANGMVLQSPKSHIFDDASKYATKWLRKLPHVI; from the coding sequence atGGTCAGACCCTTCCAGACCACTCTAGGTGGCTACACGCACATCTTCGTAgcaattgacaaattcaccaagtggatcgaggtcaaggctgtcactAGCATCGAGTCGGCTAAAGCCGCTCAGTTCGTGGAGGAAATTACACACCGCTTTGGAGTGCCGAACAGGATCATCACCAACCTTGGCAAGCAATTCACAGGCTCCAAGTTCTGGGATTTCTGCCAAGACAACCTCAttgatgtgtactactcctcaatAGCGCACCCACACTGCAACGATCAGGTCGAACGTGCGAAcgggatggtcctccaatccCCTAAGTCACACATCTTCGACGACgcatccaagtacgccaccaagtggctacgcAAGCTACCACATGTCATCTAG